In one Lasioglossum baleicum chromosome 17, iyLasBale1, whole genome shotgun sequence genomic region, the following are encoded:
- the LOC143217474 gene encoding uncharacterized protein LOC143217474 isoform X3, whose translation MAGGRNSNKRSGNLDRTHQWLCCHQPYASVVSELPSSVTFKKYQLAEKNRIVAKSLGDLQNNIWRRLYSDTNLLQEEQILVELLSNVTYASKLVNTSCIDVTFDIDKRYADCTKPDRSPTVNFRNARNVKEYAAADVSPTLSDMADSGLETGSVSPHENTASENSSTDFEELQVTEYTSANEDFDKIRVRCTNNRDQKVVCDSDRYDSANNYNSTCHIRDLVESGLMECTSNDHSATCSSVDAEQPQLDSSSSSADNAQKAKLHTDEIFQYENQVLSDPFYESDCGSDENELFEFVDLGNGSSVSADAEKASTKGESTEKKPASHDSSQDGTTQSENARLEESDALKQKSSCSTSNYYFIDASTLNDEVVVPSKVTKKSLDEKPQLYASYPSDKPNDPADDQSYKFTSVKTSSLQTGHERVAEFERELKLTEYLEPLADARKVRRADSTSEDKTNVSGERNKESLVVEIKEADSGESSHPSPYPDNNKNLNNDRHAVTRTSNDDAPVNLVGNKGEITEKTNEQEDSERPSLIRRNTFELDSNDEKLSVLRQEYERRQGTLVFQNAIPQYSGHRVDGDSCFIPPSEPSIPISNVLNKFTVDVPITAAAQYHAMPYLPLDNGKYDQTPADSVGSSLPNDGKASTIYPVTKSASDKMLMDYDAELNNGSSSCSSSLPVTLNCILEKDADVSKKTVKNVKCDETTPIISGGVSTSDYSKPTDSPTVRRKTESTPIVSGGSVIMSEPEVRAKSARMSSSMTAWVVDMSDCNRNDSKSTANSHVGMSQSFSSSECVRKPVAKKASSNEKHGSMGFFVNLKDMDCKPITQPQQQQQVCPPQRRDQNEGSKSYCEFYVDMSGTNSVSKAKKFETEEPTGKSDKVSEAADKKNIFSMFIDLSDPPTETTVQTAHRRSFSTFYEKRAESKSEDTNSSENSTAREDQSSSDQKAAKEKAKASVFMYIESDSPVVRRRTLSSSRTAFKRHSWNVDKTQGASTNNGHVAKEIIFRKEHKRAHSLSVDRGDLKKLQAKPSSSSHSLSDAIKPECSSQRNSRLLKEGNGALSNMDTSSEDVFEYDTRDTPPNSHVEVINEELRVSIKEHEYSELKSDRVADNGNAADNKTYEDEFSEPSAWEKTCTESTEGQTRKSETFDISSGSGPSPDSDNHDYELSELLNGEVPNIDRAQVVPVVGNKISETHKSLNETIKKIESEFKGPDFEKSGTTYENRNAALKKTDKAMGLSLKTSASTFVRLSDLDKTPVASHASDTLIVKEDRTAYRMCNSIPETSWIESKLVMSRTNGSVRPLPRKFTSIMSTSLPSKQKSPLEDLTGEYDGEGIISESDLSSMQSSMGRSGAEGSTEETETSSLAGGRPYNRLGEDLLRMFLEEINPDVIVDVAGRRIRAHKCILSSRCQYFAAILSGGWIESAGNVISLQGYSYDAVHFALCHIYSGESNIPDSISIVELATLADMLCLEGLKEVIGYTLKVKYCHLFHKPCQICAVGVLECMPLAAAYGLDEVYRKSLRWVTRHFVRIWPCKAFATLPRELMEKCYHQHIVHMSTDNVLQTMMDCDKLLATLPNVRWAEPVFRMVSNLLETAVKFLSDNFSGVLGNENFQSLGRELTWNISRLEDNFLAAAEHLPPEQACKSYSKLHKMLASVQMDEAQEKIKWGPLFVDFLKKIQSRVEKCLVRDAARAARTTTWLKMDLELRRRIQELACLVILPHETAKRQSRHSNFVKEPKIATNRSATNRSLDLKRVKMVISKHNDKTLKQMVVAVQQPKKVLNKPKSDPLERKVQEEKPPPPAPPTVPTETTRPKSWPNKIEFSENFQVKSRYLEPRNKSVPKDTVQPPQPEKVLVPQRRKIMISSSDSSRTSSPAMKRATDKKPLTKIKLRIKKDVKALSSDSLTDPNSSKPNNKKDSVSKSCGITRPESPSFKQKNAEIGLSVDSLAESKNKPATAAKKKTTKMDTSMSTDSLMTEITTTPKSTVSNKLSTPLGKALSKTQAYYKVKTSSPPTQQRSPLTATRRPLKSLESSTAASRSRAAAISAYHGSPSLRRNLLDAAKTPDIPSKSLNNVSSKAASARPVAQSAIGHPNLKREKKEGLPNQQGSESPSKRSSPISSGAYKANKSAVTNKRTANNKAPSDEKVKNKCHNGEVAKQPTVGSRSGTFLKDEPTILKKADIKSSQINT comes from the exons ATGGCTGGAGGCAGGAACAGCAACAAGCGAAGTGGAAATTTAGACAGAACACATCAATGGCTTTGCTGCCATCAACCTTACGCTTCTGTCGTGTCTGAACTTCCTTCGAGCGTGACGTTTAAAAAGTATCAACTGGCAGAGAAGAATCGTATCGTCGCGAAAAGTCTCGGCGATCTGCAAAATAATATTTGGAG GCGTTTGTACAGCGATACAAATTTGTTGCAAGAAGAACAGATATTGGTGGAACTCCTATCGAATGTTACTTACGCGTCGAAACTTGTGAACACATCTTGCATCGATGTTACATTCGATATCGACAAAAG ATATGCGGATTGCACAAAGCCAGACCGCAGTCCAACGGTGAACTTCAGAAATGCAAGAAACGTAAAGGAGTACGCTGCAGCGGATGTGAGTCCCACTTTGTCCGATATGGCTGATTCTGGTTTGGAAACTGGTTCTGTAAGTCCACACGAAAACACAGCGTCCGAGAACTCGAGTACCGACTTCGAAGAGTTACAAGTCACCGAATATACATCTGCCAACGAGGATTTCGACAAGATACGCGTCAGATGCACCAATAACAGGGACCAGAAAGTGGTCTGTGACTCGGATCGTTATGATTCAGCGAATAATTACAACAGCACATGCCATATAAGAGATTTGGTCGAGTCGGGTTTGATGGAATGCACTTCGAACGACCACAGCGCCACATGCTCTTCCGTCGACGCCGAACAACCGCAGCTGGATTCTTCCAGTTCGTCCGCGGACAACGCTCAGAAAGCAAAACTGCACACCGACGAGATTTTCCAATATGAAAACCAGGTGCTCAGCGATCCATTCTACGAGTCGGACTGCGGTAGCGACGAGAACGAATTGTTCGAATTCGTTGACCTGGGAAACGGCTCTTCCGTGAGTGCCGACGCGGAGAAGGCATCGACGAAAGGAGAATCCACGGAGAAGAAACCAGCCAGTCACGATTCTTCTCAAGATGGAACTACACAATCAGAAAACGCGAGGCTCGAAGAATCTGACGCGCTGAAACAGAAAAGTTCCTGTAGCACAAGCAACTATTACTTCATCGACGCGTCGACCCTCAACGACGAAGTCGTGGTGCCTTCGAAGGTAACCAAGAAAAGCCTCGACGAAAAGCCGCAGTTGTACGCTTCCTATCCTTCCGACAAACCGAACGACCCTGCGGACGACCAATCTTACAAATTCACATCCGTTAAGACGAGCAGTTTGCAAACCGGACACGAGAGGGTAGCAGAGTTCGAGAGAGAACTGAAGCTGACGGAGTACCTGGAGCCGCTTGCGGACGCGAGAAAGGTGAGGAGAGCCGATTCGACGTCGGAGGATAAAACAAACGTGAGCGGGGAGAGGAACAAGGAATCTTTGGTGGTAGAAATTAAGGAGGCGGACAGCGGCGAGAGCTCGCATCCGTCTCCGTACCCCGACAATAACAAGAATTTGAATAACGATCGACACGCCGTGACGCGCACGAGCAATGACGACGCCCCTGTAAATTTAGTAGGCAACAAAGGAGAGATCACCGAGAAAACCAACGAGCAAGAAGACTCCGAAAGACCGTCTCTGATCAGGAGAAACACGTTCGAGCTGGATTCAAACGACGAGAAGTTGTCGGTGTTGAGACAGGAGTACGAACGACGACAGGGTACCTTGGTATTCCAGAACGCTATACCTCAATATTCGGGACACCGGGTCGACGGCGACTCGTGCTTTATCCCACCGAGCGAGCCCTCGATTCCCATAAGCAATGTCCTCAACAAGTTCACCGTGGACGTTCCGATCACAGCAGCCGCTCAGTATCACGCGATGCCATATCTGCCATTGGACAATGGGAAATATGATCAGACGCCGGCGGATTCTGTCGGGAGTTCTCTGCCAAACGACGGCAAAGCGAGTACAATTTATCCAGTAACGAAAAGCGCCAGCGACAAAATGCTAATGGACTACGACGCCGAGTTGAACAACGGGTCGAGCAGTTGCAGCAGCAGTTTGCCGGTCACATTGAACTGCATATTGGAGAAGGACGCGGACGTCTCGAAGAAGACCGTTAAGAATGTCAAGTGCGACGAGACCACGCCGATTATTTCGGGTGGAGTGAGCACGTCGGACTATTCGAAGCCTACCGATAGTCCGACGGTGCGCCGGAAGACGGAGTCGACTCCCATTGTTTCAGGAGGTTCTGTCATCATGAGCGAACCTGAAGTGAGGGCGAAATCAGCGAGAATGTCTTCTTCGATGACTGCGTGGGTAGTCGACATGAGCGACTGCAACAGAAACGACTCGAAATCAACGGCCAACTCGCACGTAGGCATGTCCCAGAGCTTTTCGAGCTCCGAGTGCGTGAGGAAACCTGTCGCGAAGAAAGCAAGCAGCAACGAGAAGCACGGTAGCATGGGGTTCTTCGTGAACCTGAAGGATATGGACTGCAAACCAATTACTCAgccgcaacagcagcagcaggtTTGTCCGCCGCAGAGAAGGGACCAGAACGAAGGCAGCAAGTCCTACTGCGAATTCTACGTCGACATGTCTGGGACGAACAGCGTATCGAAAGCGAAGAAGTTTGAAACGGAGGAACCTACCGGGAAGTCTGACAAGGTCAGCGAGGCAGCTGATAAGAAGAATATATTCTCTATGTTCATCGATCTGAGCGATCCGCCTACGGAAACCACTGTACAGACAGCGCACAGGAGAAGCTTCTCCACTTTTTACGAGAAGCGCGCGGAGTCGAAGTCGGAGGATACTAATTCCAGCGAGAACAGCACCGCTAGGGAAGACCAGTCGTCGAGCGATCAGAAGGCCGCTAAAGAGAAGGCTAAGGCTAGCGTGTTTATGTACATAGAGTCCGACTCGCCGGTAGTTAGAAGAAGAACTTTGTCTTCGTCTCGAACCGCGTTCAAACGGCATTCGTGGAACGTCGATAAGACTCAGGGTGCTAGTACCAATAACGGACACGTCGCGAAAGAGATTATATTCAGGAAGGAGCACAAACGCGCGCACAGTCTCTCCGTGGACCGCGGAGATCTGAAGAAATTGCAAGCCAAGCCCAGCTCGTCGAGTCACTCTTTGAGCGACGCGATAAAACCGGAATGCAGTTCTCAAAGGAACTCCAGACTTCTGAAAGAAGGTAACGGAGCGTTGAGCAACATGGATACGTCCTCGGAGGACGTCTTCGAGTACGATACGAGAGACACACCGCCGAATTCTCACGTCGAAGTGATCAACGAGGAGCTTCGCGTCAGCATAAAGGAACACGAGTACAGCGAGCTGAAGAGCGACCGAGTTGCGGACAACGGGAACGCTGCGGACAACAAGACGTACGAAGATGAATTTTCAGAGCCTTCCGCGTGGGAGAAAACCTGTACGGAGAGCACCGAAGGACAGACGCGTAAGAGCGAGACGTTTGATATCAGCAGCGGTAGCGGACCGTCTCCCGATAGCGATAACCACGACTATGAATTGTCGGAATTGTTGAACGGTGAAGTGCCAAACATAGATCGAGCACAAGTAGTGCCTGTCGTAGGTAATAAGATATCCGAGACGCATAAATCTCTGAACGAAACGATCAAGAAGATCGAGAGCGAGTTCAAGGGCCCGGATTTTGAAAAGTCAGGGACAACGTATGAGAATCGTAATGCTGCGTTGAAGAAAACTGACAAGGCTATGGGACTTAGTCTGAAAACGTCGGCGTCCACCTTCGTTCGATTGTCGGACTTGGATAAAACACCTGTCGCGTCCCACGCGTCGGATACTTTGATAGTTAAAGAAGACAGAACCGCATATCGAATGTGTAACAGTATTCCAGAGACATCCTGGATCGAAAGTAAATTAGTTATGTCTAGGACGAATGGATCGGTTAGGCCTCTACCTAGGAAATTCACGTCGATCATGAGCACTTCCTTGCCGTCTAAACAAAAGTCTCCCCTCGAAGACCTGACGGGAGAGTACGACGGCGAAGGTATTATATCGGAATCCGATTTGAGCAGTATGCAGAGTAGCATGGGTCGTTCCGGGGCAG AAGGGAGCACGGAGGAAACGGAAACGTCGAGTCTAGCGGGAGGAAGGCCGTACAACAGATTGGGCGAAGATTTATTGAGGATGTTTTTGGAAGAAATTAATCCGGATGTTATTGTCGATGTAGCTGGTCGTCGCATAAGAGCACACAAATGTATATTGAGTTCGCGTTGTCAATACTTTGCAGCAATTCTTAGCGGAGGATGGATTGAAAGCGCGGGGAACGTGATTTCCCTGCAAGGATATTCTTACGATGCTGTACATTTTGCGTTGTGCCACATTTATAGCGGGGAAAGTAACATACCGGATTCTATAAGTATAGTAGAATTAGCGACCTTGGCTGACATGTTATGCTTGGAGGGTCTCAAAGAAGTTATAGGTTATACGCTGAAAGTGAAATATTGCCATCTCTTTCACAAG CCTTGTCAAATATGCGCCGTGGGTGTCCTGGAGTGCATGCCTCTGGCAGCAGCTTATGGTCTGGACGAGGTGTACCGAAAATCTCTTCGCTGGGTCACAAGACATTTTGTACGAATATGGCCATGCAAAGCATTCGCGACGCTTCCGAGAGAActgatggaaaaatgttatcatCAGCATATTGTGCACATG TCGACGGACAACGTGCTTCAAACTATGATGGACTGCGACAAACTCCTCGCAACCCTGCCAAACGTTCGCTGGGCGGAGCCAGTGTTCAGGATGGTTTCGAATCTGTTGGAAACGGCGGTGAAGTTCTTATCAGATAATTTCTCAGGGGTACTGGGCAACGAAAATTTTCAGTCTCTCGGTCgagagttgacatggaacatcAGCCGGCTGGAGGATAATTTTTTGGCTGCTGCGGAACACTTGCCTCCCGAACAAGCTTGTAAAAGTTACTCGAAGTTGCATAAAATGTTGGCTTCGGTCCAAATGGACGAAGCACAGGAGAAAATCAAGTGGGGTCCCTTATTCGTTgactttttaaagaaaatacaaaGTCGCGTGGAGAAGTGCTTGGTCAGAGACGCGGCTCGAGCAGCGAGAACAACGACATGGTTAAAAATGGATCTAGAACTACGACGTAGAATACAAGAGCTGGCTTGTCTTGTTATTCTACCTCACGAAACTGCGAAACGTCAGTCGAGGCATTCTAATTTCGTCAAA GAACCTAAAATAGCGACGAATCGGTCAGCGACGAACCGTAGTTTGGATTTGAAGCGTGTCAAAATGGTTATATCCAAGCATAACGATAAAACTTTGAAGCAAATGGTAGTAGCTGTCCAGCAACCGAAGAAAGTACTTAACAAGCCTAAGAGCGATCCGTTGGAACGGAAAGTGCAAGAAGAAAAACCACCTCCTCCAGCTCCTCCTACAGTTCCTACAGAAACAACAAGACCGAAGTCGTGGCCGAATAAAATCGAA TTCTCCGAAAATTTTCAGGTAAAATCGAGGTACTTGGAGCCTAGGAATAAATCCGTACCGAAAGACACCGTGCAACCGCCGCAGCCGGAAAAGGTGTTGGTCCCGCAACGACGAAAGATAATGATTTCATCATCGGACTCGTCTCGAACGTCTAGTCCCGCCATGAAGCGAGCTACCGATAAAAAGCCGCTGACCAAGATCAAACTACGTATAAAGAAGGACGTGAAAGCTCTGTCCTCGGACAGTTTAACCGACCCTAATTCAAGTAAACCGAACAACAAGAAGGACTCGGTGAGCAAAAGTTGCGGCATCACGCGTCCGGAATCGCCGTCGTTCAAACAGAAGAACGCCGAGATAGGATTGTCCGTGGATTCGCTGGCGGAATCTAAGAACAAGCCTGCCACGGCTGCGAAAAAGAAAaccactaaaatggatacttcgATGTCTACGGATAGTCTAATGACCGAGATTACGACTACGCCTAAATCGACGGTATCCAACAAATTATCGACGCCTTTAGGGAAGGCGCTGAGCAAAACGCAAGCTTACTACAAGGTAAAGACTAGTTCGCCACCTACGCAGCAAAGAAGTCCGCTGACGGCAACTCGAAGGCCGCTGAAATCATTGGAGAGCTCGACCGCAGCTAGCAGAAGCAGAGCAGCAGCCATAAGCGCTTATCACGGCTCGCCTAGCTTGCGAAGAAACCTTCTGGACGCCGCGAAGACGCCGGATATCCCAAGTAAGTCATTGAACAACGTGTCTAGCAAAGCCGCGAGTGCGCGTCCGGTTGCGCAGTCCGCGATTGGTCATCCTAATCTGaaacgagaaaagaaagaaggatTGCCGAATCAACAGGGCTCCGAAAGCCCTAGCAAAAGATCTTCCCCGATATCATCCGGCGCTTACAAAGCAAACAAATCTGCGGTTACCAATAAAAGGACGGCCAACAATAAGGCCCCGAGCGACGAGAAGGTCAAAAACAAGTGCCATAACGGGGAAGTCGCGAAGCAGCCTACGGTGGGCTCCAGGTCCGGCACCTTTCTAAAAGACGAGCCTACGATACTTAAGAAGGCGGATATTAAATCTTCTCAGATCAATACTTAA